AGGCCTTGTAACGGACGCGATGAAAGAACTTTCGTACACACACGTCTTCTGCTGCGGCCCCGAGCCAATGCTTCGCGCTGTGTACAAAAAATGCAAAACCTCGGGGCAGTTCAGCTTTGAAGAGCGCATGGGCTGCGGTTTTGGGGCATGCATGGGCTGTTCGTGCAAGACAATAACGGGCAGCAAAAGAATATGCAAGGATGGGCCTGTCCTGTTCAGGGAGGAAATTCTATGGGACGCTTAACCACAAGCCTCTGCGGCATTGAACTTGACAACCCTGTAATACCGGCCAGCGGCACCTTCGGCTACGGCTGCGAATTTGCAGAGCTGTACGACATAAATATTCTCGGCACCTTTTCTTTCAAGGGAACAACGCGGGAACCGCGCTACGGCAACACTCCGCCGAGAATAGCCGAAACGCCGTCGGGAATGCTCAACGCCGTTGGGCTGCAAAACCCCGGCGTTGAAAAAGTAATCTCCGAAGAACTGCCCGCTCTGAAAAAAATTTTCCACAAGCCTGTAATGGCAAACGTCAGCGGATTTTCTCCTGAAGAATACGCGTACGTATGCGGACGGCTTGACGCGGAACCGCAAATCGGCTGGCTTGAAGTCAACATAAGCTGCCCCAACGTTCACGGAGGGGCAATGGCATTCGGAACAGACCCAAAATCGGCTGCGGAAGTGACAAAAGCGGTCAAAAAAGTTACAAAAAAACCTGTAATAATCAAACTTACGCCGAACGTAACGGACATAGTTTCCGTTGCAAAAGCCGTTGAAGACGCGGGAGCTGACGGAATAAGCCTTATAAACACGCTGCTCGGCATGAGAATAAACCTGAACAGCAAAAAACCGCTGCTTGCAAACACAACGGGAGGACTTTCAGGCCCCGCCGTGTTCCCTGTCGCTTTAAGAATGGTTTATCAGGCGGCAAAAGCTGTAAAAATTCCCGTAGTCGGTCTCGGAGGAATATCAACTGCGGAAGACGTAATAGAAATGATGCTTGCCGGCGCCTGTGCCGTGCAGATTGGCGCGGCAAATCTTACAGACCCGTTTGTCTGCCCGAAAATCATAGAACAGCTTCCGGAGACAATGGACAAATACGGAATAAAAAATCTTAAAGACATTATCGGAGGTGCCCTGTAATGGAAAGAGACGTTATCGTAGCGTGCGATTTTTCAAGTGCTGAACAGCTGTACGGCTTCCTTGACAAATTTACGGACAGAAAACCGTTTGTAAAAATAGGCATGGAGCTTTTTTACGCGGAAGGTCCTCGGATTGTGCACGAAACAAAGGCGCGCGGACACAAAATATTCCTTGACCTGAAACTGCACGACATACCGAACACAGTGAAAAAAACAATGGCGGTGGTTTCGCGGCTTGACATTGACATCTGCAACCTTCACGCAGCAGGTGCAACAGACATGATGAAAGGCGCTATTGAAGGGCTCACGAGGGAAGACGGCAGCCGTCCGCTTCTCGTAGCTGTTACACAGCTCACAAGCACCGACCAGGAAACGCTGGAACGCGACCTGCTCATAAAAAAACCGATTGACGAAGTTGTAATGCACTAT
This genomic interval from Candidatus Equadaptatus faecalis contains the following:
- the pyrF gene encoding orotidine-5'-phosphate decarboxylase — encoded protein: MERDVIVACDFSSAEQLYGFLDKFTDRKPFVKIGMELFYAEGPRIVHETKARGHKIFLDLKLHDIPNTVKKTMAVVSRLDIDICNLHAAGATDMMKGAIEGLTREDGSRPLLVAVTQLTSTDQETLERDLLIKKPIDEVVMHYALTAKNAGLDGVVCSPLEAAKVHETCGKNFLTVTPGVRFADGDKGDQKRVMTPEQAKLAGSDFIVVGRPITAAQNPVAA
- a CDS encoding dihydroorotate dehydrogenase, producing MGRLTTSLCGIELDNPVIPASGTFGYGCEFAELYDINILGTFSFKGTTREPRYGNTPPRIAETPSGMLNAVGLQNPGVEKVISEELPALKKIFHKPVMANVSGFSPEEYAYVCGRLDAEPQIGWLEVNISCPNVHGGAMAFGTDPKSAAEVTKAVKKVTKKPVIIKLTPNVTDIVSVAKAVEDAGADGISLINTLLGMRINLNSKKPLLANTTGGLSGPAVFPVALRMVYQAAKAVKIPVVGLGGISTAEDVIEMMLAGACAVQIGAANLTDPFVCPKIIEQLPETMDKYGIKNLKDIIGGAL